AACTTCAGGAGGCAGTACTGGTGGGTTGCAGCCAGGTGGAAAGTGAGCTCAATAACCatttcacacacaccctctctGATGCAGCAGACAGAACTGCTGCTGAGGGGAAATTCTTGGTGGGGCAATGCCCCTGAGAGCTGTCTCTCCCTCCGCCCCCCTGCCCTAAGGTGGTCGCACTGATCCCTCCATGGGCACTCGATTGCTGGTGCCCCTTCAGCCTTGCTCTGCCGCCCTGTTGGCTGCCATGTTACAGTCTCTAGGCAGGCATGTTACTGAGTCTCAGCATCTAATTTCAAAGCTAGGaaggggatggggggagggaaatCAGGCCTGGCATGTGGGCTCAACGCAAAGATTATGGGGCTTTTCAGAGCCTGCACCTCTGATGTTGGAAGGAATGGCAGGCGGCCCAAGTGTTCACACCTCGGGGCTCATTGGGACCCTGGATCCAGTGTTTCCTGGCTTGATCACAGCAGTGTTAGGCTGGGTCATGTGCCCTGTGAAAGGGGCTTGCTCAACCGGAGAATAgatagggaggaggggggctttgTAGGCaccctgcctcttcctcctctcatCCTGTTCCTCTCCTTCAGCTGGAGGTGGGGCATCAGGCATGTCTGCCTGGGTCAACTTCAGCCCCTTATAAAGAGAGCGTGACAAGCCATGCTCAGAAGGCTCCGTCCTGAACCCTTTCAGGACTGTCCCCCGCTTGGAAGGATGGGAGCTGAGCTGGCCACCTCTGCAGCCATGCCATGCCCCTGATTCTCTCAGCTTGCTGGTGCTGCACAATGaggattatagatccagaggagatagctgtgttagtctgtagtagcaaaatcaaaaagagtccagtagcacctttaagactaaccaattttattgtagcataagctttcgagaatcaagttctcttcgtcagatgcctgatcaggcatctgacgaagagaacttgattctcgaaagcttatgctacaataaaattggttagtcttaaaggtgctactggactctttttgacaatgAGGATTGTGTGCTTCAAAACAGGCGATTCCACTAAAGCTATCAAAAAGACTTCCTTGCTTTTGCCTTTTGACTTTCTTTGCTCCACCATTTGGCTTGATCAAAAACATGTCCTGAGCCACTACGACCATTTTTCCCAGGACCATTTCATCTTCCCAGTCTGGTCCTGCCTGCATCATTCAGACTGGTTTTTTTTGGACAGCACATTGATTGTGAGCTCCTCTTTCTAGCTTGCTGGGACATGGTATCGCATTGCGGATGTAGTAAAAGGCAAGGAGCGGACGAACACTAAACCCATTGATGATGTAGTGGAGCCCTCCGAAGAAGGAGATATGGTTCTCAGGATGCGTTATATTCAGTAAGTCCTCATGTGTTGCAGTGATCATCAGCTTCCTTTGTAAAGTGCAATCTGTTTATAAAGTCCAAGTGTGGGTGGGAAGGGCAAATCAACCAGCAATGTTTTACAGTCTTGGAGAGTTGCATGCCACAATCAAATTAAGAAGTAAGCATGTTGCAAGCAAAGCTGAGCTAAATTTGGTACCCAAACTGTTTTCCTTTGCACATTTTTACAGTGAATATGCTCCCTTTGTTTGTGAATCTTCTACAAATATTTGGTCATATTTGGTACCCACATGATGTTACCCTCTATTCATCCTTTTCTGCATTTCCCTCTATTTGTTGTGATCTTTTTTCCTGCTGTGATCCTTTCTTATGAGTGGTTTGAGACAATGTTTTTGGAAAGACTATAGTCAAAGCTCATTCAGATGCCATGCAAATGGCAAGATGCATATTTGTTCATATCCTGCCAATATTGGTGCCATTTTCCCTGTAGTGGCTATCCTTCCccactggagggcttttaaaaaaaaatcagtaataccTATATTTCTAAACTATTTTAATATTATAACATTCAGTTACAACAGTGTACTAGTTCCCAGATCGCAATTTCTTAAAATAAATTTGTTGCCTTTTTCATTACAGTTATAAATGGAAAGGTACTGTCTATACATTTCTCCTTATAGCTCTGCAAACAAAGCACATAAAAACTTCTTTTAATAATGAAAACTGGGAACAAGTATATTTTTGCAATagttatactcagggcttttttttaatgggaacgcggtggaagggagttctggcacctcttgaaaatggtcacatggccggtggtcccaccccctgatctccagacagaggggagtttagtttgacCTCTgcgcaatctaaacttccctctttctggagatcagggggtgggaccaccggccatgtgaccattttcgccgagggcgatttaaacttttaacctcccccctttgttccagctgacccaaagtgatgtcattgtgcggttctgagttccaccactgagttccaccatctcttttcccagaaaaaaagccctggttatactaATATATTGAGACAGTGTGTGGAGAAATGCCTTTCACCCCAGAAATCATATTAACATTCCCAAAATTGGCACTGCACTCTCTCTATGAACCGGAGCCTGGTCACAACCTTATAGCTGATAAAAAGAAAAGGTACCAGGCATGAGTCCTCAGACCCCAAGCACTGAACATTGCAGTGCTTATATAGTTACGTAGCTGGACCTGGCCTGAGCGGAACAAAGGATTTACTTTTAGATTTGTTGTTGGCTGTAGTTActactagggtttccaggtcctctGTGACAACCAGTGAGAGAGGGGAGCTTACCAGGTCATGGGAGTGGCTTGCCAGTGACGTCATTATGTTGCTGGTGATGCACTGATATCACTCCCCATCTGGACTGACATCAGTTCATCATCAGGGGACTCTGGGGACACTCTGGTAtgtgggcaaaactctatggataATCATAGAGTTTTatccaaataccagagcatccccacctttctccagcaATATGTTGACATCACTGCTGGGTGCATGTTGGAACACTGCTGATGTTTCCTgacattcccccaccctcccaccagctGAGCAGTGATGGGAAACTCCTGCTggaggcagaggatcccccactgaAAGCAGAGGAATGGCAAGCCTGGTTAGTACCCAGAGAGAAGTTGGTACACACCTCAAAAGTGAATGAAAGGAGTGGTGCCCCTGGGCAGAGACTTGGGGCAGCCAAGAGACTTTTCTGAGCTCCTGTGACCTGAGGGAATGAGGTTTGTAAGATCATTCCTTCACACAGTGATAGAGCTATGAATGACCCATTTTTACAAGTCTGAAAAAAGTCGTCCAGCAGTGGAGAGAGGGACAGCCAAAGAAGGCTAAGGCAAGGAAAGTGTGGGGGGAACTTCCATGTTGACATTTCATTgccatttgcagcagcaatgatAGCTATACAGAGAAGCAGcatctttcctttttctccctcagAGATGGAAAATGTAAGGTGACTCCTGTCCATTTGTCACACACTGACAAGCCTGGTATATTCACAATTCCTGGTAAGTATGAGTAACTTACAGACCGGAAAGAGAGAACAGCTAGGTCCACTTGAAAGATAAAtcatcatttgtggaaaggaTTAGACGCCCCTTCTTTTTGTCTCTGATCACTAAATTTGGCAGACTTCTGTATTGTTTTGATCACAGATGCCCATGGGGAATCTGTGTTGAAACCAAACCAGTTTAATTTCTCTAGTGCCAGCCTCAGTCCTTCAATTGCTTACAGTGACCGAACCAAAAAGAAGGGAATGAatgcaacaaaaaacaaaactttgAGGCAGAAGGATGTAGAaaattcatacatacatacatacatacatacatacatacatacatacatacatacatacatacatacgagaATATATAtggtgtctcagggccaagctagacgtgacgagttacacttgaatggcaagtgaacagactcgcacgtattcctccctgttcacttgtgctccacttgcactccactcgatcatgtggagtgcaagtggagcgcaattgaacagggaggaatacatgtgagtctgttcacttgccattcaagtgtaacttgtcacttctagcttggccctcagtttcttgTATGTTAAAACTGTAAGCACAATTCTGTCGTGCACTCAAAAGGAGATGATAATTATAAGATTGCTGTCCGAGTCCTAGGAAAGATTCTATCACTGGAGTTGGGTCTTTGAAAAAAGAATGTTAATGTTCCTTAATTGTTCTCAATGAAAAGTCAAAACAACAGGTATGCATCATTCTcttcccctgtgaggtaggttaggctagggtgactggcccaagatcacgcagcaagcttccatggcagagcacggAATTGAACCTGGGTGCCCCAAATCCTAGTTTGTCACTCTAGCCCTGATTGGGGTTGGGGGATTGCTTTGTGAATAAAGATGTTGCTTCTGGGATTGCCTTGCATCTGTCAGCTATAAAATGAGATGCTTCAAGGAATCTTGGTGTATTCTGCCTTCTTCCCTTGGGGAGTCTTCATATATGAGCAGAGGCAGGGGGACCaatgttgcccagggcttccccaTTCAGAGGGACACAGTGCCTGAATTCAATCTGCTGCAAATTCTAACTGTATGGGGAGAAGTGAGATTTCTATATGTcatatgtgtttgtttgtttgttccccaGCTTCAAATGAAATTGTACACATGGTGGATGTGCGTTATGAAAGTTACCACATTGTACATGTTGAACAGAATGGTACCTATAGCCTATATCTCTTAAGTAAGTGTCATTGGTGAAATTGGGCAGGTTGGCAGTGGATGGAACAATGAAATGTGTTGGGTATAGCTGATTGTTTTTGAAAATTATAATTTTTGATGACTAAAAATCATGCTCTTCATCCAATAAGATCAGGATAGGGCACATGGATTGACCCCAATTTATCCTGATGCTATGAGCCCACACAAATTAGGAATTTTGCTAGCATCATTGAAACTCTTTTGCTTCCTTTCTGAATTTCACAGAAGGTTTATCTGAGAACTGGCTTCAAattccctcttttttaaaatattagatGAAATCTAGCGACAATGCAGAGATGCGCATAAATATGTAGATGAAGATGGTGGCCTCATCTTTTCTTAAGTATGCTTCAGATATTTTGCATGAGGAGGGATGATAAATTTTTGTGACAGCCTTTTATTCACTAAACCACCACGTAAGGTAAAAAGGCCCCTCTGCTTTAAAAACGAAAATATAGGAGCAATTTTTAGAATTGAGATATGGGTGTTTAATTGAAGCAATGTTTCCATCAAAAAAAATAGTGGTTGGGGCTTTGTTCTCTGAGTTTGCATGTAGTTTGGTGGGATCCATGCTTCCTGAGAGAGCATCATGGCTGGACATGGATCTGAATTTCTAGGTCCAAATGCAGCTAGAACATTATGCTGCTTCTTACTGATACAGCATTCTCCAGTGGGCAGTTAGAGAGAATTACAGcggatctccatactacagagatcagttcccctgaagaaaatggctgctttgaagggttgactctatggcgttataccctgctgagctccctccccaaaccacacccaccacaggtcccacccccaaatctccaggaatttccccacccagaaGTGGGACCCCTAGGAGTTGTATATCCCCGACACTCACGCATTTCTCCCCTCAGACTTTAGTGGAGTTACTGGGGGAGGCAATGGATGGGGCCCTCCCTGACCTTACTCTCTAGATAACCCCTCCTAGCTTCCATTGGCAATAAACTGAGCATGAAGGCCACAGCAAAGGGTTTTGAGCAGATGAAGGGGTTTGGATCCAAAATGTACTGGTTTGTCATTCTAACCTCATCATTATTTTCAATAATTTCCTTGGGCCTCAAGGCAGGAAACGAAAAGTGGCAAATAATGTGAGAAGAAAATTCAAGACACTTGCTAAAACTCTGGGATTTGATGTGAACCAT
Above is a genomic segment from Eublepharis macularius isolate TG4126 chromosome 14, MPM_Emac_v1.0, whole genome shotgun sequence containing:
- the LOC129342607 gene encoding epididymal secretory protein 4-like produces the protein MKSALLITVLASICLLSNAADIPVYPNFNVQKLAGTWYRIADVVKGKERTNTKPIDDVVEPSEEGDMVLRMRYIQDGKCKVTPVHLSHTDKPGIFTIPASNEIVHMVDVRYESYHIVHVEQNGTYSLYLLSRKRKVANNVRRKFKTLAKTLGFDVNHIINVRLADSCPK